The following are from one region of the Halarcobacter sp. genome:
- a CDS encoding flagellar hook-length control protein FliK, whose protein sequence is MTKQVDILNLTKTETSKKTTTTNSNTKKEGMSLFDSFLMKGKEELSSENKSTISTKTPTKNDNTKNEEITNNTSSTNKKEKTSDETKVSQDVDKNSPEKSEDTNKTQQKTTKIESENIDNDKKTNENKNLSEENVNEKKENRSVSLLDKMIMDAKKQLGKEENKDNTSKVDTSSNEETKSTTLANKDEIEKEKNQNINKSLENKESSKNLENSEDSQKNIDIEDENELEIDNKKTTENKEDLKSNSNTNIENEKLKNTNIENLENKNTKIEKNENSDNKQNLNESKNLSTKIENIVDEKTKETPSKEVKVDTPEKNTEVKVKTNNDEKPESNQLKNNKVDNTAQNNKIETPTNKISDTVDTEKNTNKNSEVNNNTQKVELQNLDKKNELEEPKDKTLQINSKDEIKKEKIDTAQNNNESTKNTKSLNNLDNEAIVEDEQKVKLDKNILSDVDTQTKKEKNSTPVEKIIENKKEDITITKTQNLDQENQKQSALQKSNDLMTNIYLSSQKATVLSQMNMNKSEAVKVVKEGTSLNNIKEGANKLELGLDNMDVSVEESTNETTFTQQMKRRVDSNLSILNKLALNSSNSEKIEDESSLKTDTTSATTQQSSTNTNENSVNLTVNSNLALSIQNRIVGARQAMSSMMSDIARNMYENYRPPVTAFRINLVPAQLGHIAILMKNEKDNSLSINLTMSKSTTHDAMIENQTSLRDALNKTFNNNNDTSFNLNFNMEDSGTNSNSFSQQQNENQNNQTHSSDEIVESIIQNQDVAEDMNYM, encoded by the coding sequence ATGACTAAACAAGTAGATATTTTAAATCTTACTAAAACTGAAACAAGTAAGAAAACAACAACTACTAATAGCAATACTAAAAAAGAGGGTATGTCTCTTTTTGATTCTTTCCTTATGAAAGGAAAAGAAGAGCTTAGTAGTGAAAATAAATCTACAATATCTACTAAAACACCAACAAAAAATGATAATACAAAAAATGAAGAAATAACTAATAATACTTCTTCTACTAACAAAAAAGAAAAAACTTCAGATGAAACAAAAGTATCACAAGATGTAGATAAAAATTCTCCTGAAAAAAGTGAAGATACAAATAAAACACAACAAAAAACTACAAAAATTGAATCTGAAAACATAGATAATGATAAAAAAACAAATGAGAATAAGAATTTATCAGAAGAAAATGTAAATGAAAAAAAAGAGAATCGTTCAGTATCTTTATTAGATAAGATGATTATGGATGCAAAAAAACAGCTGGGTAAAGAAGAAAATAAAGATAATACTTCAAAAGTAGATACAAGCTCAAATGAAGAGACTAAATCAACTACTTTAGCTAACAAAGATGAAATTGAGAAAGAAAAAAATCAAAATATAAATAAATCACTAGAAAATAAAGAGAGTTCAAAAAATTTAGAAAATAGTGAAGATAGTCAAAAAAACATTGATATTGAAGATGAAAATGAATTAGAAATAGATAACAAAAAAACAACTGAAAATAAAGAAGATTTAAAAAGTAATTCAAATACAAATATAGAAAATGAAAAGTTAAAAAATACAAATATAGAAAATTTAGAAAATAAAAATACTAAAATAGAAAAAAATGAAAATAGTGATAATAAACAAAACCTAAATGAATCAAAGAATTTAAGTACAAAAATAGAAAATATTGTAGATGAAAAAACAAAAGAGACTCCTTCAAAAGAGGTTAAAGTTGATACACCAGAAAAAAACACAGAAGTAAAAGTTAAAACTAATAATGATGAAAAACCTGAATCAAATCAATTAAAAAACAATAAAGTTGATAATACTGCGCAAAATAATAAAATAGAAACACCAACAAATAAGATTTCTGATACTGTTGATACAGAAAAAAACACTAATAAAAATAGTGAAGTAAACAATAATACACAGAAAGTGGAATTACAAAACTTAGATAAGAAAAATGAGCTTGAAGAGCCAAAAGATAAGACACTTCAAATAAATAGTAAAGATGAAATAAAAAAAGAAAAAATAGATACTGCTCAAAATAATAATGAATCAACAAAAAATACTAAGAGTTTAAATAATTTAGATAATGAGGCTATCGTAGAGGATGAGCAAAAAGTTAAGTTAGATAAGAATATCTTATCTGATGTAGATACTCAAACTAAAAAAGAAAAAAATTCAACGCCTGTTGAAAAAATTATTGAAAATAAAAAAGAAGATATTACAATAACTAAAACTCAAAATTTAGATCAAGAAAATCAAAAACAAAGTGCATTGCAAAAATCTAATGATTTAATGACTAATATATATTTGAGTTCTCAAAAAGCTACAGTACTTTCACAGATGAATATGAATAAAAGTGAGGCTGTAAAGGTAGTAAAAGAGGGAACTTCTTTAAATAATATTAAAGAGGGTGCAAATAAATTAGAACTAGGTCTTGATAATATGGATGTAAGTGTTGAGGAAAGTACAAATGAAACAACTTTTACCCAACAAATGAAAAGACGAGTTGATAGTAATTTATCTATACTAAATAAGTTAGCACTAAATTCAAGTAATAGTGAAAAAATAGAGGATGAATCTAGTTTAAAAACAGATACAACTTCAGCAACAACTCAACAATCTAGTACAAACACAAATGAAAATAGTGTGAATTTAACAGTTAATTCTAATTTAGCTTTATCTATTCAAAATAGAATAGTTGGTGCTAGACAAGCAATGTCTTCAATGATGTCAGATATTGCTAGAAATATGTATGAAAATTATAGACCACCTGTAACTGCATTTAGGATAAATTTAGTTCCAGCACAACTAGGTCATATCGCAATTTTAATGAAAAATGAAAAAGACAACTCTTTATCAATTAATTTAACCATGTCTAAATCAACTACACATGATGCAATGATTGAAAATCAAACTTCATTAAGAGATGCATTGAATAAAACATTTAATAATAACAATGACACTTCATTTAATTTAAATTTCAATATGGAAGATAGTGGAACAAATTCAAATAGTTTCTCACAACAACAAAATGAAAATCAAAATAATCAAACACACTCTTCAGATGAAATAGTAGAATCAATAATTCAAAATCAGGATGTAGCTGAAGATATGAATTATATGTAG
- the flgC gene encoding flagellar basal body rod protein FlgC translates to MAFFDGYDVAVSGMSAQRTRINVVSANIANAKTTHTADGGPYKKQNVVFEEILLQENQKQSNTIDKKLNESPDISLRGVGVKSIVEDDANPVMRYEPSHPDANEEGYVAYPDINPVVEMVDLIEAMRSYEANVATFNTHKSIDNKTLDIIKV, encoded by the coding sequence ATGGCTTTTTTTGACGGATATGATGTTGCAGTTTCAGGAATGTCAGCTCAAAGAACTCGTATAAATGTTGTAAGTGCAAATATTGCAAATGCTAAAACAACTCATACAGCTGATGGTGGACCTTATAAAAAACAAAATGTTGTTTTTGAAGAGATTCTTCTTCAAGAAAATCAAAAACAATCAAATACTATAGATAAAAAATTAAATGAATCTCCTGATATTTCTTTAAGGGGAGTAGGAGTAAAATCAATAGTAGAGGATGATGCTAATCCAGTTATGAGATACGAACCTTCACATCCAGATGCGAATGAAGAAGGGTATGTTGCATATCCAGATATTAATCCTGTTGTTGAGATGGTTGATTTAATTGAAGCTATGCGTTCATATGAAGCTAATGTTGCAACTTTCAATACTCATAAAAGTATTGATAATAAGACATTAGATATAATTAAAGTGTAG
- the fliE gene encoding flagellar hook-basal body complex protein FliE, protein MDVSSISNSISPLLDSQKVSKGKEQDNTFSNMLSDAMKEVNNSQVEGYNAMEGIATGKVKNLQEAVQKIEEADLSLKLALEVKNKALAAYKEITSMQV, encoded by the coding sequence ATGGATGTTTCATCAATTTCAAATTCTATAAGTCCTCTTTTAGATTCTCAAAAGGTATCAAAAGGGAAAGAACAAGATAATACATTTTCAAATATGTTAAGTGATGCTATGAAAGAAGTTAATAATTCACAAGTAGAGGGTTATAATGCTATGGAAGGGATTGCAACTGGAAAAGTTAAAAATCTTCAAGAAGCTGTTCAAAAAATTGAAGAAGCTGACCTTTCTTTAAAACTAGCATTAGAAGTAAAAAATAAAGCACTTGCTGCATACAAAGAAATCACTAGTATGCAAGTGTAG
- a CDS encoding AAA family ATPase, whose protein sequence is MFNTISNQASKLLNLTKSKNNDSKTRIVTITSGKGGVGKSTFTANIAYLLSRRGFKIAVIDADIGLANMQVLFDLKPRFTLFDYIEGRNTINEIITETNYDNISLIAGKSGYQYANLKNSLVLTRVVNDLKNLNNYDIILIDTGAGLNDYVQEFLSISDNILALTTTDPSALTDVYALMKMLSINKDKLLICFNHTKNYKIGETIANSLVNLAKKNRLNKNFMVEYIGNVSSSSNISTTSRLRKLFVHEFINDDITKQFHKVIDSLLKHIK, encoded by the coding sequence TTGTTTAATACAATATCGAATCAAGCTAGTAAACTTTTGAATTTGACAAAAAGTAAAAATAATGATTCTAAAACAAGAATTGTTACTATTACCTCAGGAAAAGGTGGAGTAGGAAAGTCTACATTTACAGCAAATATTGCATACTTATTATCAAGACGGGGTTTCAAAATTGCAGTAATAGATGCAGATATAGGTTTAGCAAATATGCAAGTATTATTTGACTTAAAACCAAGATTCACTTTATTTGATTATATTGAAGGTCGAAATACAATTAATGAAATCATTACAGAAACTAATTATGACAATATCTCTTTAATTGCTGGTAAAAGTGGTTATCAATATGCAAACCTCAAAAACTCCTTAGTTTTAACAAGAGTTGTTAATGATTTAAAAAATTTAAATAACTACGATATAATCCTAATTGATACAGGTGCTGGCTTAAACGATTATGTTCAAGAGTTTTTATCTATATCTGATAATATCTTAGCTTTAACCACTACTGATCCTTCTGCTTTAACAGATGTATATGCTTTAATGAAAATGCTTTCAATAAATAAAGATAAGCTGTTGATTTGTTTTAATCACACAAAAAATTATAAAATTGGTGAAACAATTGCAAATTCTTTAGTAAATTTAGCTAAAAAGAATAGATTAAATAAAAATTTTATGGTAGAATATATAGGTAATGTTTCATCATCATCAAATATTTCTACAACTTCAAGATTAAGAAAACTATTTGTTCACGAATTTATTAATGATGATATAACAAAACAATTTCATAAGGTGATTGATTCATTACTAAAACATATTAAGTAA
- the flhF gene encoding flagellar biosynthesis protein FlhF, producing the protein MNMLSFLGETPTIALRNAQEECGEDAIVVSTKKISSASDGNKDMYEVVVALEDEQQPLKHTKKISTNNTASRVEQSKDVKFYDFKEEILKMQDAIMQVQKSLWDPKSQLYDLTIPPEFVEIYNLFEQNEFDQEMTYTIMKKTIKQLPIALKANPKKVNDFFKLILRRIIPIKQEIPLRKHQRKIVMMVGPTGVGKTTTIAKLAARYAYKLGQNYKVGIVTLDSFRVGAIEQLQAYTNIMRLPLEVVKKPEELVEALLRLKDCNYIFIDTAGSSQHDIDKIEMINEYQERVHELPIEKVLVLPANVKHSDLIDIYTNYSRLNISYLTFTKLDETKSFGNLISFAHKTKKSITYFSIGQNVPDDLIVSDSSFLINCFMNNSCSGR; encoded by the coding sequence ATGAATATGCTCTCTTTTTTAGGAGAAACCCCAACTATTGCCCTTCGAAATGCACAAGAAGAGTGTGGTGAAGATGCAATTGTTGTTTCAACAAAAAAAATTTCAAGTGCTAGTGATGGTAACAAAGATATGTATGAGGTTGTAGTTGCTTTAGAAGATGAACAGCAACCTTTAAAACATACAAAAAAGATTAGTACAAATAATACTGCTTCTCGTGTAGAACAATCAAAAGATGTTAAGTTTTATGATTTTAAAGAAGAGATTTTGAAAATGCAAGATGCAATAATGCAGGTTCAAAAATCTTTATGGGATCCTAAAAGTCAATTATATGATTTAACTATTCCTCCTGAATTTGTTGAGATATATAATCTTTTTGAGCAAAATGAGTTTGATCAAGAGATGACATATACAATTATGAAAAAAACTATTAAACAATTACCTATTGCTTTAAAAGCAAATCCTAAAAAAGTTAATGATTTTTTCAAATTGATTCTTCGAAGAATAATTCCTATAAAACAAGAAATTCCATTAAGAAAACACCAACGAAAAATTGTAATGATGGTGGGACCAACAGGAGTTGGAAAAACTACAACTATTGCAAAACTTGCAGCAAGATATGCCTATAAGCTAGGGCAAAATTATAAAGTTGGAATTGTTACTTTAGATTCATTTAGAGTAGGTGCAATTGAACAATTACAAGCATATACAAATATTATGAGGCTACCTTTAGAGGTTGTTAAAAAACCTGAAGAGTTAGTTGAGGCTTTATTAAGATTAAAAGATTGTAATTATATTTTTATTGATACAGCTGGTTCTTCTCAACACGATATTGATAAAATTGAGATGATTAATGAGTATCAAGAAAGAGTACATGAATTACCAATTGAGAAAGTTTTAGTATTACCTGCAAATGTTAAACATAGTGACTTAATTGATATATATACAAACTATTCACGCTTAAATATAAGTTATCTAACTTTTACTAAACTTGATGAAACTAAAAGTTTTGGTAACTTAATCTCTTTTGCCCATAAAACAAAAAAATCAATCACATATTTCTCTATAGGTCAAAATGTACCTGATGATTTAATTGTTTCTGATTCATCATTTCTGATAAATTGTTTTATGAATAATTCTTGTTCAGGGAGATAA
- a CDS encoding flagellar motor protein MotB, which yields MAKDKCPDCPKCLPGWLVQFGDLMSLLLTFFILLLSMAVMDKKKVEEYFDIMRKAMGFIDASTDVQTQSDKYSTKTSTSSEDSIDSTDDAMDEAVQEVNEVINQMNDNTSEEEEQIQIEKGKNEFTLDIPSTIMFEEGQYILSNPNAKRFIAKVARVIRTLPQSYNIEIVGHTSASMYKNDTIPRDNWDLSALRSIEVVKELIKNRIDPAVLKVSAYASYHPKSEMAADNRRVEMRFFTDNKQDDILAEESFFDRLE from the coding sequence CTTTTATTAACTTTCTTTATTCTACTACTGTCGATGGCAGTAATGGATAAAAAGAAAGTTGAAGAGTATTTTGATATCATGCGTAAAGCTATGGGATTTATTGATGCCTCAACGGATGTTCAAACACAATCAGATAAATATTCAACAAAAACAAGTACATCAAGTGAAGATAGCATTGATTCAACTGATGATGCTATGGATGAAGCTGTACAAGAAGTTAATGAAGTAATAAATCAGATGAATGATAACACTTCAGAAGAGGAAGAACAAATTCAAATAGAAAAAGGGAAAAATGAGTTTACATTAGATATCCCTTCTACTATAATGTTTGAAGAGGGGCAATATATTTTGTCTAATCCAAATGCTAAAAGATTTATTGCAAAAGTTGCTAGAGTAATTAGAACTTTACCTCAAAGTTATAATATTGAGATTGTAGGGCATACTTCAGCAAGTATGTATAAAAATGATACAATACCAAGAGATAATTGGGATTTATCTGCATTAAGATCAATAGAAGTTGTAAAAGAACTTATAAAAAATAGAATAGATCCTGCAGTATTAAAGGTATCTGCTTATGCATCATATCATCCAAAAAGTGAAATGGCTGCAGATAATAGAAGAGTTGAAATGAGGTTTTTTACTGATAATAAACAAGATGATATATTAGCAGAAGAAAGCTTTTTTGATAGATTGGAGTAA